TTGTTTTGTCATGCAATATTTTTTATAAAAATCGTGATTTCATATGAATTTTCACTAAGTAATATTAAGTTTATGTTTTAGATGAGAAGCAGAAATCAATTCAGCTTGACAAAGTTTATGAATCATTCTAAACTTGTTTCAGAATCACATAAAGTTTAAAATTATCACATCTCCAAATTAACTAATTTGCTCATTAAAAACTATCCATACAAATTACTTCCATCCAAATATTCCCAAACTTTATTAGGTAACATTGGTTTGATATTTTTTTCATCTTTGATTGCATTTCGTATAAATGTAGACGAAATTTCCATCAAAGGTGCTTCGACCATTTCTACATTGTCAAAATTTTCTTCTTGGGAATAACCAGGACGCGGATAAACATAAAATTGGTAATCGCGCATTAAAATCTCAGCATTTTTCCATTTCGAAATTCCATCCAAATTATCAGAACCCATAATTAATGCAAATTCGTGTTCAGGGAATTTTTCTTTCAGATGAATTAACGTATCAATCGTATAAGATGGTTTTGGTAACGTAAATTCAATATTGGATGCACGTAGATTAGGATAATCTTTAATCGCTAATTCAACCATTTCTAATCGGTCGTATTCATTTGCCAACGAACTTTTTTTCTTTAACGGATTTTGAGGCGAAACCACAAACCAAACCTGATCCAAATCGGTGAATTGTTGAAAATGATTGGCAATAATTAAATGTCCGACATGAATAGGATTGAATGATCCAAAATATAAACCGACCTTCATAAAATTGATTTTTTAGAAAAACAAAAATACGATAATTGTAGAATAAAAAAATCCAGCCGAAGCTGGATGATATGATTTAGAATTTCATTAACTCTTTATATAGCTTGTGCGTTGGCAATCCCATTACATTAAAATAACTACCATTCATATTATCAACTCCAATGTAGCCAATCCATTCTTGCACACCGTATGCACCGGCTTTATCGAAAGGTTTGTAATTGTCGATATAAAAATAAATTTCTTCATCTGTTAAATCTGCAAAAGTAACTTGGGTTTCGTCAGAAAACGTGACTTCTTTTTTTATAGAGCGAATGGTAACCGATGTGTAAACAGAATGTGTTTTTCCGCTTAATTTTTTAATCATCTCGTAAGCTTCTTCTCTATTCGAAGCTTTTTCTAACGATTCATCATCTACCCAAACCGTTGTATCCGATGTAATAATTAAATCATTTGGTTGAATTGCTGTATAAGCTTTTGCTTTTTTTGCAGAAAGATAATCGGTGATTTGAGCTTTCTTCAATTCGTTGCGATCAAAAGTTTCGTCAATATCCAATGAAATTGTTGAAAACTGTAATCCTAATCCTGCTAAAAGTTCTTTTCTTCTTGGCGATTGTGATGCCAGAATGATAGTGGCATCTTTAAATTTTTCGGTTAATAACATTCTAAATACCTTTATACCGAAGCAATTTCTTCAGCATTATACCATTTATTTTGAACTTTTAAGATTTGTTCCAATAAATCGCGAACACAACCTTTTCCACCGTTTTCAGGTGAAATATATTCAGATGCTTTACGTACATCCATACATGCATCGTTTGGACAACAAGCCAATCCTACCAAATTCATTACAGCTAAATCAGGGTAATCATCGCCCATATAAGCAATTTCATCAGGGTCTAAT
This portion of the Empedobacter stercoris genome encodes:
- the nadD gene encoding nicotinate (nicotinamide) nucleotide adenylyltransferase; this encodes MKVGLYFGSFNPIHVGHLIIANHFQQFTDLDQVWFVVSPQNPLKKKSSLANEYDRLEMVELAIKDYPNLRASNIEFTLPKPSYTIDTLIHLKEKFPEHEFALIMGSDNLDGISKWKNAEILMRDYQFYVYPRPGYSQEENFDNVEMVEAPLMEISSTFIRNAIKDEKNIKPMLPNKVWEYLDGSNLYG
- a CDS encoding Maf family nucleotide pyrophosphatase — translated: MLLTEKFKDATIILASQSPRRKELLAGLGLQFSTISLDIDETFDRNELKKAQITDYLSAKKAKAYTAIQPNDLIITSDTTVWVDDESLEKASNREEAYEMIKKLSGKTHSVYTSVTIRSIKKEVTFSDETQVTFADLTDEEIYFYIDNYKPFDKAGAYGVQEWIGYIGVDNMNGSYFNVMGLPTHKLYKELMKF